The following proteins are encoded in a genomic region of Alphaproteobacteria bacterium:
- the ycjG gene encoding L-Ala-D/L-Glu epimerase yields MISVLARHESWPIDGTFTISRGSRTAAEIVVAEIGEGGRRGRGECVPYPRYGESVDSVLNEIGSLAAALADGLTRTELQHALPAGAARNAIDCALWDLEAKRAGRRIWEVANLPAPEPAVTAFTISVGPADKMRADAEANRARPLLKLKLTGPGDLQRVEAVRQAAPDSRLVVDANEAWTPAICRELFPALGDLGVEMIEQPLPAGEDSILAELDRPVPLCADESCHTRADLPALAGRYDMINIKLDKTGGLTEALALADAAAAAGLGIMIGCMIGTSLAMAPATLLTAGAAIVDLDGPLLLRQDRPDHLSFAENRVHPPTPDLWG; encoded by the coding sequence TTTGGCCCGCCACGAAAGCTGGCCCATCGACGGCACCTTCACGATCTCGCGCGGCTCGCGGACCGCCGCCGAAATCGTCGTCGCCGAAATCGGCGAAGGCGGCCGGCGCGGACGGGGCGAGTGCGTGCCCTATCCGCGCTACGGTGAAAGCGTCGACAGCGTGCTCAATGAAATCGGCAGCCTCGCCGCGGCGCTCGCCGACGGCTTGACCCGAACCGAATTGCAACACGCGCTGCCGGCGGGTGCGGCACGCAACGCGATCGATTGCGCGCTGTGGGATCTCGAGGCCAAGCGGGCCGGGCGGCGCATATGGGAAGTGGCGAACCTGCCCGCGCCGGAGCCGGCGGTCACGGCCTTCACGATTAGCGTTGGCCCGGCCGACAAGATGCGGGCCGATGCGGAAGCCAACCGCGCCCGGCCGTTGCTCAAGCTCAAGCTGACCGGACCCGGCGATCTCCAGCGGGTCGAGGCGGTTCGCCAAGCAGCCCCCGACTCGCGGCTGGTGGTCGACGCCAACGAGGCGTGGACGCCGGCGATCTGCCGCGAGCTGTTTCCGGCGCTCGGCGACCTCGGCGTCGAGATGATCGAGCAGCCCCTGCCGGCCGGCGAGGATTCGATCCTGGCAGAGCTGGACCGGCCGGTGCCGCTCTGCGCCGACGAATCGTGCCACACGCGAGCCGACCTTCCGGCGCTCGCCGGCCGTTACGACATGATCAACATCAAGCTCGACAAGACCGGTGGTCTTACCGAAGCGCTGGCGCTCGCCGATGCCGCCGCAGCGGCCGGGCTGGGTATCATGATCGGCTGCATGATCGGCACTTCGCTGGCGATGGCGCCGGCGACGTTGCTGACCGCGGGCGCGGCCATTGTCGATCTCGATGGTCCCTTGTTGCTGCGCCAGGACCGTCCCGACCATCTCTCCTTCGCCGAAAATCGCGTCCACCCACCGACGCCGGACCTTTGGGGGTAG